The following proteins are co-located in the Paralichthys olivaceus isolate ysfri-2021 chromosome 10, ASM2471397v2, whole genome shotgun sequence genome:
- the b3galt1b gene encoding beta-1,3-galactosyltransferase 1 encodes MPSKVSCLYLLTVVCWASALWYLSISRPTSTYVGHMSLSIRKNVKPPKNITFNNIRTRPLNPHTFEFVINEPKKCESDAPFLVILISTTHKEFDARQAIRETWGDESTFGDIRILTIFLLGRNTDSVLNQMVEQESQIFHDIVVENFIDSYHNLTLKTMMGMRWVATFCPKAQYIMKTDSDIFVNMDNLIYKLLKPTTKPRRRYFTGYVINGGPIRDMRSKWYMPRDLYPENKYPPFCSGTGYVFSADVAELIYKTSLHTRLLHLEDVYVGLCLRKLGIHPYQNSGFNHWKMAYSLCRYRRVITVHQISPEEMHRIWNDMSSKKHLRC; translated from the coding sequence ATGCCTTCAAAGGTGTCATGTTTATACCTGCTGACAGTGGTTTGCTGGGCGAGTGCTCTGTGGTACCTGAGTATATCTCGCCCGACATCCACATACGTCGGCCACATGTCCCTGTCCATACGGAAGAATGTGAAACCGCCCAAAAACATCACCTTCAACAACATCCGCACCCGCCCCCTCAACCCACACACCTTTGAGTTTGTCATCAACGAGCCCAAAAAGTGCGAAAGCGACGCTCCCTTCCTGGTCATCCTCATCAGCACCACGCACAAGGAGTTTGATGCGCGGCAGGCCATCCGGGAGACATGGGGCGACGAGAGCACCTTCGGCGACATCCGCATCCTCACCATCTTCCTGCTGGGGAGGAACACGGACTCCGTCCTGAACCAGATGGTGGAGCAGGAGAGTCAGATCTTTCACGACATTGTGGTGGAGAACTTTATCGATTCGTACCACAACCTCACTCTAAAGACCATGATGGGTATGCGCTGGGTGGCTACCTTTTGCCCCAAGGCGCAGTAcatcatgaagacagacagcgACATCTTCGTCAACATGGACAATCTGATTTACAAGCTCCTGAAGCCCACCACCAAGCCGAGGAGAAGGTATTTCACTGGCTACGTGATAAATGGCGGGCCCATCAGGGATATGCGCAGTAAGTGGTACATGCCCAGAGACTTGTACCCTGAGAATAAATACCCTCCTTTCTGCTCGGGCACTGGCTACGTGTTCTCAGCAGATGTGGCCGAGCTAATCTACAAGACTTCACTCCACACGAGACTGTTGCACCTTGAGGATGTGTACGTGGGACTGTGCTTGCGTAAGCTGGGTATTCACCCTTATCAGAACAGTGGTTTCAATCACTGGAAAATGGCCTACAGTCTGTGCAGGTACAGACGGGTTATCACCGTCCACCAGATCTCCCCGGAGGAGATGCACCGCATTTGGAATGACATGTCCAGCAAGAAGCACCTGAGATGTTAG